In one Sphingomonas sp. S1-29 genomic region, the following are encoded:
- a CDS encoding UDP-N-acetylmuramoyl-L-alanyl-D-glutamate--2,6-diaminopimelate ligase — MKLGTLTGGTEEQNVTGFAIDHRKVAPGTVFGAFEGARVNGEDFIPQAIASGAIAVVARREAVVEGAVHIAHESPRACFAEMAARFFAPFPPVTAAVTGTNGKTSTVELTRQLWRMAGHHAASIGTLGVTTADERVTTGLTTPDVVTFLSNVAGLAREGVTHLAFEASSHGLSQYRTEGLPVRAAAFTNLSRDHLDYHKDMAEYFTAKLRLFAEVLADDGTAVVWVDDPHADRVLDLARHRGNRLITVGEHGDTLRLVGRDPTLLGQGLTIEADGAIHKVNLPLIGAYQAANALVAAGLVIATGGAVAPTLQALARLQPVRGRLERAAIARSGAPVYVDYAHTPDALEAAIAALKPHAAGKLIVVFGAGGDRDPGKRELMGQVAAARADVAIVTDDNPRTEDAASIRREVLKGAPGATEIGDRRAAIAAAIAQAGEADIVLIAGKGHEQGQIVGDMVLPFDDVTVARECAA; from the coding sequence ATGAAACTCGGCACGCTGACCGGCGGCACCGAGGAGCAGAACGTCACCGGCTTTGCGATCGACCATCGCAAGGTGGCGCCGGGCACCGTTTTCGGCGCGTTCGAAGGCGCGCGGGTGAATGGCGAGGATTTCATCCCCCAGGCGATCGCCAGCGGCGCGATCGCGGTGGTCGCGCGGCGCGAAGCGGTGGTCGAAGGCGCGGTCCATATCGCGCACGAAAGCCCGCGCGCGTGCTTCGCCGAAATGGCCGCGCGCTTCTTCGCGCCGTTCCCGCCGGTAACGGCTGCGGTCACCGGCACCAACGGCAAGACCTCGACCGTCGAGCTCACCCGCCAATTATGGCGGATGGCGGGGCACCATGCCGCCTCGATCGGCACGCTGGGCGTCACCACCGCCGACGAGCGCGTGACCACCGGGCTCACGACACCCGACGTCGTCACCTTCCTGTCGAACGTTGCCGGGCTGGCGCGCGAGGGGGTGACGCATCTGGCGTTCGAGGCATCGAGCCACGGCCTTTCGCAATATCGCACCGAGGGGCTGCCCGTCCGCGCCGCCGCCTTCACCAATCTCAGTCGCGACCATCTCGATTACCACAAGGACATGGCGGAATATTTCACCGCCAAGCTGCGGCTGTTCGCCGAAGTCCTCGCCGATGACGGCACCGCGGTGGTGTGGGTCGACGATCCGCACGCCGATCGCGTGCTCGATCTGGCGCGGCATCGCGGCAACCGGCTGATCACCGTCGGCGAGCATGGCGATACGCTGCGGCTGGTCGGGCGCGATCCGACCTTGCTGGGGCAGGGGCTGACGATCGAGGCCGATGGCGCGATCCACAAGGTCAATCTGCCGCTGATCGGCGCGTATCAGGCGGCGAACGCCCTGGTCGCCGCCGGGCTGGTCATCGCGACCGGCGGTGCGGTTGCGCCGACGCTGCAGGCATTGGCGCGGTTGCAGCCGGTGCGCGGCCGGCTCGAACGCGCGGCGATCGCGCGCAGCGGTGCGCCGGTCTATGTCGATTACGCACACACCCCCGACGCGCTCGAAGCCGCAATCGCGGCGCTCAAGCCGCATGCCGCGGGCAAGCTGATCGTCGTGTTCGGCGCGGGCGGCGACCGCGATCCGGGCAAGCGCGAGCTGATGGGGCAGGTGGCGGCGGCACGCGCCGATGTCGCGATCGTCACCGACGACAATCCGCGCACCGAAGACGCTGCGAGCATCCGCCGCGAAGTGCTGAAAGGCGCCCCTGGCGCGACCGAAATCGGCGACCGCCGCGCGGCGATCGCCGCCGCGATCGCGCAGGCGGGCGAGGCCGACATCGTGCTGATCGCGGGCAAGGGGCATGAACAGGGGCAGATCGTCGGCGATATGGTGCTGCCGTTCGACGATGTGACCGTTGCGCGCGAGTGCGCGGCGTGA
- the mraY gene encoding phospho-N-acetylmuramoyl-pentapeptide-transferase, producing the protein MLYLLAQYLDFPGGLNLVRYLSFRTGGAVATALVIGLLIGPKFIGWLRLRQGKGQPIRADGPQTHLAKRGTPTMGGLMILTALTISVLIWMDLTNPFVWACLFVTLGFGCIGFLDDYDKVSKASTAGVSGRTRLALEFLIAGIASWIIIQQNGTMLYLPFLSNVAIDLGWFYVPFAAFTIVAFGNAVNLTDGLDGLATMPVIIASVAFMVIVYLAGNAIYSAYLGIPHVPRAGDLAIFCGAIAGAGLAFLWFNAPPAAVFMGDTGSLALGGALGAIAVTAHHEIVLGIIGGLFVMEAMSVIIQVFFYKRTGRRVFKMAPIHHHFEQLGWSEPTVVIRFWIISLVLALAGLSTLKIR; encoded by the coding sequence ATGCTCTATCTGCTCGCCCAGTATCTCGACTTTCCCGGCGGCCTCAACCTCGTGCGCTATCTCTCGTTCCGCACCGGCGGCGCGGTGGCGACCGCGCTCGTCATCGGGCTGCTGATCGGGCCGAAGTTCATCGGCTGGCTCCGGCTTCGCCAGGGCAAGGGCCAACCGATCCGCGCCGACGGACCGCAGACGCACCTCGCCAAGCGCGGTACCCCGACGATGGGGGGGCTGATGATCCTGACCGCGCTGACGATCAGCGTGCTGATCTGGATGGACCTGACCAACCCCTTCGTCTGGGCGTGCCTGTTCGTGACGCTGGGGTTCGGTTGCATCGGTTTCCTCGACGATTACGACAAGGTCAGCAAGGCGAGCACCGCGGGGGTATCGGGGCGCACCCGGCTGGCGCTCGAGTTTCTGATCGCGGGCATCGCCAGCTGGATCATCATCCAGCAGAACGGCACGATGCTGTACCTGCCGTTCCTGTCGAACGTCGCGATCGACCTTGGCTGGTTTTACGTCCCCTTCGCCGCCTTCACGATCGTCGCGTTCGGCAATGCGGTGAACCTCACCGACGGGCTCGACGGCTTGGCGACGATGCCGGTGATCATCGCGAGCGTCGCGTTCATGGTCATCGTCTACCTGGCGGGCAACGCGATCTATTCGGCGTATCTGGGCATTCCGCATGTGCCGCGCGCGGGCGATCTGGCGATCTTCTGCGGCGCGATCGCAGGCGCCGGCCTTGCCTTCCTATGGTTCAACGCGCCGCCCGCCGCGGTCTTCATGGGCGACACCGGCAGCCTGGCGCTGGGCGGCGCGCTCGGCGCGATCGCGGTGACCGCGCATCACGAGATCGTGCTGGGGATCATCGGCGGCTTGTTCGTGATGGAGGCGATGAGCGTCATCATCCAGGTGTTCTTCTACAAGCGCACCGGCCGCCGCGTGTTCAAGATGGCGCCGATCCACCATCATTTCGAACAGCTCGGCTGGAGCGAGCCGACGGTGGTGATCCGCTTCTGGATCATCTCGCTGGTGCTGGCGCTGGCCGGCCTGTCGACGTTGAAAATCCGGTGA
- a CDS encoding peptidoglycan D,D-transpeptidase FtsI family protein — protein sequence MIVLTAPPTADRRNGAGRHALVQTAQARLMILLLLFAAGVLIVVGRLAMLAWSAEPATGRDVAAMLTPVRGDIVDRHGAPLARTIDAWSIGVHPDKVIGDKRQLAESLAELMPDRGADDYYRALTSGSTFTYLQRRALPELVNSVNALGEPGIAFAREPERLYPQTTLAAHALGLLDFDGHGVTGMEKHLDAKLTNPALRGAPVPLSLDLRVQGALESELGRAMATFGAAGAAGVILDVDTGEVMAIASLPSFNPNRMGKGDSGILNNVTQSVYELGSTFKPLVMAEGIETGVVTSMSKRYDATAPLRIGRFQIRDDHAQKRWLNVPETLVHSSNIATARVAEEMGQAKMEHLFRKLGFDTAPDIEIEKARPIWPANWGRSTTLTTAYGHGIAITPLHLASAYAAMVNGGTWRPATMLKVPQGKAATGRRVFSETTSARMRQLMRLVVLEGTGRRGEAPGYRVGAKTGTAEKPGAGGYNKRVNVSTFAAAFPMDAPRYVVIAMLDSPKGTAETFGFTGAAWTAAPVVSRVISRTGPLLGVVPDMNRDINVSELMPLLWRAAGDKKVDQ from the coding sequence TTGATCGTCCTGACGGCGCCTCCGACCGCCGACCGGCGCAACGGCGCGGGCCGGCACGCGCTGGTCCAGACCGCGCAGGCGCGCCTGATGATCCTGCTGCTGCTGTTCGCGGCGGGAGTGTTGATCGTCGTCGGCCGGCTGGCGATGCTCGCCTGGTCGGCCGAGCCCGCGACGGGGCGCGACGTCGCCGCGATGCTCACCCCGGTGCGCGGTGATATCGTCGATCGCCACGGTGCGCCGCTCGCGCGGACGATCGATGCGTGGTCGATCGGCGTCCATCCTGACAAGGTGATCGGCGACAAGCGCCAGCTCGCCGAATCGCTGGCCGAACTGATGCCCGATCGCGGTGCCGACGATTATTATCGCGCGCTGACCTCGGGCTCGACCTTCACCTATCTACAGCGCCGCGCGCTGCCCGAACTCGTCAATAGCGTGAACGCGCTGGGCGAGCCGGGCATCGCCTTCGCCCGCGAGCCCGAGCGGCTGTATCCGCAGACGACGCTGGCGGCGCACGCGCTCGGCCTGCTCGATTTCGACGGCCATGGTGTGACCGGCATGGAGAAGCATCTCGATGCCAAGCTGACCAACCCCGCGCTGCGCGGCGCGCCGGTGCCCCTCTCGCTCGACCTGCGCGTACAAGGGGCGCTCGAAAGCGAGCTTGGGCGTGCGATGGCGACCTTCGGCGCGGCGGGGGCGGCCGGGGTGATCCTCGACGTCGATACCGGCGAGGTGATGGCGATCGCGTCGCTTCCCAGCTTCAACCCCAACCGCATGGGCAAGGGCGACAGCGGCATCCTCAACAACGTGACGCAGAGCGTCTACGAGCTGGGTTCGACCTTCAAGCCGCTGGTGATGGCCGAGGGGATCGAAACCGGCGTCGTGACGTCGATGTCGAAACGCTACGACGCCACCGCGCCGCTGCGGATCGGCCGCTTCCAGATCCGCGACGACCACGCGCAAAAGCGCTGGCTCAACGTTCCCGAGACGCTGGTGCATTCGTCGAACATCGCCACCGCGCGCGTCGCCGAGGAAATGGGCCAGGCCAAGATGGAGCATTTGTTCCGCAAGCTAGGCTTCGACACCGCGCCCGATATCGAGATCGAAAAGGCGCGGCCGATCTGGCCCGCCAATTGGGGACGCTCGACCACGCTAACAACGGCCTATGGCCATGGCATCGCGATCACCCCGCTCCACCTCGCCAGCGCCTATGCCGCGATGGTGAATGGCGGGACGTGGCGGCCGGCGACGATGCTCAAGGTGCCGCAGGGCAAGGCAGCAACGGGGCGCCGCGTGTTTTCGGAGACCACCAGCGCGCGGATGCGCCAGCTGATGCGGCTCGTGGTGCTCGAGGGCACCGGCCGCCGCGGCGAGGCGCCGGGCTACCGCGTCGGCGCCAAGACCGGCACCGCCGAGAAGCCGGGTGCGGGCGGATACAATAAACGGGTGAACGTTTCGACCTTCGCGGCGGCTTTCCCGATGGACGCACCACGCTATGTGGTGATCGCTATGCTCGATTCGCCCAAAGGCACCGCCGAAACCTTCGGCTTCACCGGCGCCGCCTGGACCGCCGCCCCCGTCGTCAGCCGCGTCATCTCGCGCACCGGCCCCTTGCTGGGGGTGGTCCCCGACATGAACCGCGACATCAACGTGTCCGAGCTGATGCCGCTGCTGTGGCGCGCCGCGGGCGACAAGAAGGTCGACCAATGA
- a CDS encoding FtsW/RodA/SpoVE family cell cycle protein encodes MTDVLRDNASRGLRGRVEERLGRGNRTPLGLWFWEIDRVLLLLAFLLIAIGLVAVAAASPASAIRYSDGEKTFPAMYYFWRQAMWVTVSIPFMLGTSMLSTTAARRIALVGTLVLIVALMALPFVGAEVNGARRWIGLGFTQFQPSEFLKPLFIVTTAWLLSLRAKDPELPLVIITGGLTALVGGLLMLQPDFGQTVVFGAVWMVMLMIAGTSPKAIGALIGSAVAGIVAAYFFYGTARTRIDAFLFPDPDKAMTDHYQTDMAHATITGGGITGTGPGGGIVKFKLPEAHTDYIFSVVGEEFGLMACAAIALVFLAIVVRVFVKLLDEEDAFRLLAASGLAVQLGIQALINMAVNTGIAPSKGMTLPFISYGGSSMIALSIGFGLLLAFTRRNPYLKRSPYSVARSKQ; translated from the coding sequence ATGACCGACGTGCTGCGCGACAATGCATCGCGGGGGCTTCGTGGCCGGGTCGAGGAACGGCTGGGGCGCGGCAATCGCACCCCGCTGGGGCTGTGGTTCTGGGAGATCGACCGCGTATTGCTGCTGCTGGCGTTCCTGCTGATCGCGATCGGGCTGGTCGCGGTCGCGGCGGCGTCGCCCGCTTCGGCGATCCGCTATTCGGACGGCGAGAAGACCTTCCCCGCGATGTATTATTTCTGGCGCCAGGCGATGTGGGTGACGGTGTCGATCCCGTTCATGCTCGGCACCTCGATGCTGTCGACCACCGCTGCCCGGCGGATCGCTTTGGTCGGGACGTTGGTGCTCATCGTCGCGCTGATGGCCTTGCCCTTTGTCGGCGCCGAGGTGAACGGTGCGCGGCGCTGGATCGGGCTCGGCTTTACCCAATTCCAGCCCTCCGAATTCCTCAAGCCGCTGTTCATCGTCACCACCGCGTGGCTGTTGTCGCTGCGCGCCAAGGACCCCGAATTGCCGCTGGTGATCATCACCGGCGGGCTCACCGCTTTGGTCGGCGGGCTGCTGATGCTCCAGCCCGATTTCGGGCAGACGGTGGTGTTCGGCGCGGTGTGGATGGTGATGCTGATGATCGCGGGCACCAGCCCCAAGGCGATCGGCGCGCTGATCGGCAGCGCGGTGGCGGGGATCGTCGCCGCCTATTTCTTCTACGGCACCGCGCGCACGCGGATCGACGCCTTCCTGTTTCCCGATCCCGACAAGGCGATGACCGATCATTACCAGACCGACATGGCGCATGCGACGATCACCGGCGGCGGCATCACCGGCACCGGTCCCGGCGGCGGCATCGTCAAGTTCAAGCTGCCCGAGGCGCATACCGATTACATCTTCTCGGTCGTCGGCGAGGAATTCGGGCTGATGGCCTGCGCCGCGATCGCGCTGGTGTTTCTGGCGATCGTCGTCCGCGTGTTCGTGAAACTGCTCGACGAAGAGGATGCGTTCCGCCTGCTCGCCGCTTCGGGGCTGGCGGTGCAGCTCGGCATCCAGGCGCTGATCAACATGGCAGTCAACACCGGGATCGCGCCGTCGAAGGGCATGACGCTGCCGTTCATCAGCTATGGCGGGTCGTCGATGATCGCCTTGTCGATCGGTTTCGGCCTATTGCTCGCCTTCACGCGGCGAAACCCGTATCTGAAGCGATCGCCGTACAGCGTCGCACGGAGCAAACAGTGA
- the murG gene encoding undecaprenyldiphospho-muramoylpentapeptide beta-N-acetylglucosaminyltransferase, whose translation MNPRHYVLAAGGTGGHMVPAAALAAELVARGHHVALVSDERGVRFPGLFDDVQTHVLPAGRFTGGPIGWARAARKMIAGRSMAIELYRGFKPAAVIGFGGYPAFPALAAAFHAKLPTIIHEQNAVLGRVNRLVAGKVSAIATSYANVERLKPDHVAKVRLIGNPVRQSVLDLRERPYPELDEDGIFRVLVTGGSQGASILSEVVPDGLALLPVHFRRRLQVTHQARIEDIDEVRAKYAAHQIPAEIATYLPDLPERLAWAHVVIARAGASTISELTAAGRPAILVPLPGATDDHQTANAREITQAGGARTIPQHQFTATELAKQMQKLGLDTLALANAARCARSVGRPDAARDLADLVERIDQPSLFSPDAPARLQVIA comes from the coding sequence GTGAATCCTCGTCATTACGTCCTCGCCGCCGGTGGTACCGGGGGGCATATGGTCCCCGCCGCCGCGCTCGCCGCCGAACTCGTCGCGCGCGGGCATCATGTCGCGCTGGTGAGCGATGAGCGCGGGGTGCGCTTCCCCGGGCTGTTCGACGATGTGCAGACGCATGTGCTGCCCGCCGGGCGCTTTACCGGCGGGCCGATCGGCTGGGCCAGGGCAGCGCGCAAGATGATCGCGGGGCGTTCGATGGCGATCGAACTGTATCGCGGCTTCAAGCCCGCCGCCGTCATCGGCTTTGGCGGCTATCCCGCATTCCCCGCGCTGGCGGCGGCGTTCCATGCCAAGCTGCCGACGATCATCCATGAACAAAATGCGGTGCTGGGCCGGGTCAACCGGCTGGTGGCAGGCAAGGTCAGCGCCATCGCGACCAGCTATGCCAATGTCGAACGGCTCAAGCCCGATCATGTCGCAAAGGTGCGGCTGATCGGCAATCCGGTGCGCCAGTCGGTGCTAGACCTGCGCGAGCGGCCCTATCCCGAACTCGACGAGGACGGCATCTTCCGCGTGCTCGTCACCGGCGGCAGCCAGGGCGCGTCGATCCTGAGCGAAGTCGTCCCCGACGGCCTGGCGCTGCTGCCCGTCCATTTCCGCCGCCGCTTGCAGGTGACGCACCAGGCGCGGATCGAGGACATCGACGAGGTCCGCGCCAAATATGCCGCGCACCAAATCCCCGCCGAGATCGCGACCTATCTGCCCGACCTGCCCGAGCGGCTGGCCTGGGCGCATGTCGTGATCGCCCGTGCGGGTGCCTCGACGATTTCGGAGCTTACCGCCGCCGGTCGCCCCGCGATCCTGGTGCCGCTGCCCGGTGCCACCGACGATCACCAGACCGCCAATGCGCGTGAGATCACGCAAGCCGGTGGCGCACGGACGATCCCGCAGCATCAGTTCACCGCGACCGAACTTGCCAAGCAGATGCAGAAGCTGGGGCTCGACACGCTGGCGCTCGCCAATGCCGCACGCTGTGCGCGCAGCGTCGGGCGGCCCGATGCCGCGCGCGACCTGGCCGATCTGGTCGAGCGGATCGACCAGCCGTCGCTATTCAGCCCCGACGCCCCCGCGCGCTTGCAGGTGATCGCATGA
- the murC gene encoding UDP-N-acetylmuramate--L-alanine ligase → MKGVGTDIGTIHFVGIGGIGMSGIAEVMHNLGYSVQGSDVAESYVIEGLRARGIPVHIGHKAENVEGVAVVVTSTAIKPGNPERDYALANRIPLVRRAEMLAELMRLKSTVAVAGTHGKTTTTSMIAAILDAGGVDPTVINGGIINSYGSNARLGASDWMVVEADESDGSFLRLDGTLAVVTNIDPEHLDHYGSFDRVKDAFVEFVENVPFYGAAILCLDHPEVQAIIPRVRDRRIVTYGFAAQADVRGVNVTPHVGGNRFEVIVRHRDGTTRSIENIELPMPGRHNVQNALASIAVALELGIDDPTIAKGFAAFTGVKRRFTQVGAVAFAGGGGAAIVDDYGHHPVEIRAVLSAARESAQGRVIAVVQPHRYSRLGGLMDEFAQAFNDADMVYVTPVYAAGEAPVEGVDADALVENIRRRGHRSAQTIDGPEALATALAAVVQPGDQVICLGAGDITKWAAGLAQAIEAARG, encoded by the coding sequence ATGAAGGGCGTCGGCACCGACATCGGCACGATCCATTTCGTCGGCATCGGCGGAATCGGCATGTCGGGCATCGCTGAGGTGATGCATAATCTGGGCTATAGCGTCCAAGGATCGGACGTCGCCGAAAGCTATGTGATCGAAGGCCTGCGCGCGCGCGGCATCCCGGTGCATATCGGGCACAAGGCCGAGAATGTCGAAGGCGTCGCGGTGGTTGTCACCTCGACCGCGATCAAACCGGGCAATCCCGAGCGCGACTATGCGCTGGCCAACCGCATCCCGCTGGTGCGCCGCGCCGAGATGCTGGCCGAATTGATGCGGCTGAAATCGACCGTCGCGGTGGCGGGGACGCACGGCAAGACGACGACGACCAGCATGATCGCCGCGATCCTCGATGCCGGCGGGGTCGACCCGACCGTCATCAACGGCGGCATCATCAACAGCTATGGATCGAACGCGCGGCTGGGTGCGAGCGACTGGATGGTGGTCGAAGCCGACGAAAGCGACGGCAGCTTCCTGCGGCTCGATGGCACGCTGGCGGTGGTGACGAACATCGACCCTGAGCATCTCGACCATTATGGCTCGTTCGATCGGGTGAAGGACGCGTTCGTCGAGTTCGTCGAGAATGTGCCGTTTTACGGCGCGGCGATCCTGTGCCTCGACCATCCCGAGGTGCAGGCGATCATCCCGCGCGTGCGCGATCGCCGCATCGTCACCTATGGCTTTGCCGCACAGGCCGATGTGCGCGGGGTCAATGTGACGCCGCATGTCGGCGGCAATCGCTTTGAAGTGATCGTCCGCCACCGCGACGGCACCACGCGATCAATCGAAAATATCGAGCTGCCGATGCCCGGCCGCCACAATGTGCAGAATGCGCTGGCGTCGATCGCGGTCGCGCTTGAGCTTGGCATCGACGATCCGACGATCGCCAAGGGGTTCGCCGCGTTCACCGGCGTGAAGCGGCGCTTTACCCAGGTGGGCGCGGTAGCCTTTGCAGGAGGAGGGGGCGCGGCGATCGTCGACGATTACGGCCATCACCCCGTCGAAATCCGCGCGGTGCTGTCGGCGGCGCGCGAGAGTGCACAGGGGCGGGTGATCGCGGTGGTGCAGCCGCACCGCTATTCACGGCTCGGCGGGCTGATGGACGAGTTCGCGCAGGCGTTCAACGACGCCGACATGGTCTATGTGACGCCGGTCTATGCCGCAGGCGAAGCCCCGGTCGAAGGTGTCGATGCCGATGCTTTGGTCGAGAATATCCGTCGGCGCGGGCATCGCTCGGCGCAGACGATCGACGGACCCGAGGCGCTGGCGACCGCGCTGGCGGCGGTGGTGCAGCCCGGCGATCAGGTCATCTGCCTGGGGGCGGGCGACATCACGAAATGGGCTGCGGGGCTGGCGCAGGCGATTGAGGCGGCGCGGGGATGA
- the murD gene encoding UDP-N-acetylmuramoyl-L-alanine--D-glutamate ligase, translating to MIAARAWAGKRFAVLGLARSGAATVAALLASGAEVLAHDDDPARVQAIRNPRFEGHQLVIDDFTDWQEFEVDGLVLSPGVPLNRLPLAKHAATARVPIIGDIELFAQARPELPPHRVVGITGTNGKSTTTALIHHILATAGVPTTMGGNIGLPILAQDALPQGGVYVLELSSYQIDLTQTLDCDVAVLLNITPDHLDRYTGFEGYAASKARLFAMQTPGHAAIIGIGDEASSDIARQLARGGRAEDVTKIAPGVCMDQSRWPALQGPHNAQNALAAIAACEALGVSQGAIDAGLASFGGLPHRMQIVGTRSGVRFVNDSKATNPTSTAPALQAFDRIHWICGGQAKTDDLDACRPGFANVKRAYTIGDAAALFERLLAPDMAVEQAGTLDAAVAAAWANAVTGDTILLSPACASFDQFRDFTARGDAFVDLVGAFE from the coding sequence GTGATCGCCGCGCGCGCCTGGGCGGGCAAGCGCTTCGCGGTTCTCGGCCTGGCGCGTTCAGGCGCAGCGACGGTGGCGGCGCTGTTAGCTAGCGGCGCGGAAGTGCTCGCGCACGACGACGATCCTGCAAGGGTGCAGGCAATCAGAAATCCAAGATTCGAGGGGCACCAGCTCGTCATTGACGATTTCACTGACTGGCAGGAGTTCGAGGTCGACGGCCTGGTTCTTTCGCCCGGCGTCCCGCTGAACCGATTGCCGCTTGCAAAGCACGCCGCCACCGCGCGCGTGCCGATCATCGGCGACATCGAACTATTCGCGCAGGCGCGCCCCGAGCTGCCGCCGCACCGCGTCGTTGGCATCACCGGCACCAACGGAAAATCGACCACCACCGCGCTGATCCACCACATCCTGGCCACCGCCGGCGTGCCGACGACGATGGGCGGCAATATCGGCCTGCCGATCCTGGCGCAGGACGCGCTGCCGCAGGGCGGGGTCTATGTGCTCGAGCTGTCGAGCTACCAGATCGATCTGACCCAGACGCTCGATTGCGACGTGGCAGTGTTGCTCAACATAACCCCCGACCATCTCGACCGCTATACCGGGTTCGAGGGCTATGCCGCGTCGAAGGCGCGGTTGTTTGCGATGCAGACACCGGGCCATGCCGCGATCATCGGCATCGGCGACGAAGCATCGTCCGACATTGCTCGCCAACTCGCGCGAGGCGGGCGGGCCGAAGACGTCACCAAGATCGCGCCGGGGGTCTGCATGGACCAGTCGCGCTGGCCTGCGCTGCAAGGCCCGCACAACGCGCAGAACGCGCTGGCGGCGATCGCCGCGTGCGAGGCGCTGGGGGTGTCGCAGGGAGCGATCGACGCGGGGCTCGCCAGTTTCGGCGGGTTGCCGCACCGGATGCAGATCGTGGGGACCCGCAGCGGCGTTCGCTTCGTCAATGATTCGAAGGCGACCAACCCCACCTCGACCGCGCCGGCCCTGCAGGCGTTCGACCGAATCCACTGGATCTGCGGCGGCCAGGCCAAGACCGACGATCTCGACGCGTGTCGTCCGGGGTTCGCCAATGTGAAGCGCGCCTACACGATCGGCGACGCCGCGGCGCTGTTCGAACGGCTGCTCGCTCCCGACATGGCGGTCGAGCAAGCCGGCACGCTAGACGCTGCGGTCGCCGCAGCATGGGCCAATGCGGTGACGGGCGACACGATCCTGCTGTCGCCCGCCTGCGCATCGTTCGACCAATTCCGCGACTTCACCGCGCGCGGCGATGCCTTTGTCGACCTGGTAGGAGCGTTCGAATGA
- a CDS encoding UDP-N-acetylmuramoyl-tripeptide--D-alanyl-D-alanine ligase, producing the protein MTQRPLYTAAEIAAATGGTASTDFTVTGVTFDSREVGPGDLFIALTGESTDGHRFLAQAFAQGAAGAIVSQPCDHPHVRVANTMAALEALGRAARARTAATIIGVTGSVGKTGTKEALAAALDRADPGATHKSVKSYNNHTGVPLSLARMPADSRFAVLEMGMNHAGELTALTGLVRPHVAIVTAVAPAHTAFFSGVEAIADAKGEIFAGLEPGGTAIIPFDSPHRDRLIAAAQPYASHIVTFGSGEGADVRAIEALPGPAGTFIAAKVGERELSFTIGQPGMHWVSNALAIVAAVDAAGGDLGLAGLALADLAGLPGRGARSQIALPGGTATLFDESYNANPASMRATLAVLAASPGRRIAVLGEMRELGDNSPSYHSGLAEPVEAAGVAQAILVGEQMLPLAQALAGRVDFVHVADAAAARAALEAVLAPGDSVLIKGSNALGLSAVVRALTERRSQEIAR; encoded by the coding sequence ATGACCCAGCGTCCTCTCTACACCGCCGCCGAAATCGCCGCCGCCACCGGTGGTACCGCCTCGACCGATTTCACCGTCACCGGCGTCACCTTCGATTCGCGTGAGGTCGGCCCCGGCGACCTCTTCATCGCGCTCACCGGCGAATCGACCGACGGCCACCGCTTCCTTGCCCAGGCCTTCGCCCAAGGCGCTGCCGGCGCGATCGTTTCGCAGCCGTGCGACCACCCGCATGTCCGCGTCGCCAACACGATGGCGGCGCTCGAAGCGCTCGGCCGCGCTGCCCGCGCGCGCACCGCGGCGACAATCATCGGCGTTACCGGATCGGTCGGCAAGACCGGGACCAAGGAGGCGCTCGCCGCCGCGCTCGACCGTGCCGATCCGGGCGCCACGCACAAATCGGTCAAGAGCTACAACAACCATACCGGGGTCCCGCTCAGCCTGGCGCGGATGCCCGCCGACAGCCGCTTCGCGGTGCTCGAAATGGGGATGAACCACGCCGGCGAACTCACCGCGCTGACCGGGCTGGTGCGCCCGCACGTCGCGATCGTCACCGCGGTTGCGCCCGCGCACACCGCGTTCTTCTCGGGGGTCGAGGCGATCGCCGATGCCAAGGGCGAGATCTTCGCGGGGCTCGAACCCGGCGGCACCGCGATCATCCCCTTCGACAGTCCGCATCGCGACCGGCTGATCGCCGCCGCGCAGCCCTATGCCTCGCACATCGTGACCTTCGGCAGCGGCGAGGGCGCCGATGTCCGCGCGATCGAGGCGCTGCCGGGGCCTGCGGGCACCTTCATCGCCGCCAAGGTGGGGGAGCGCGAACTCAGCTTCACGATCGGCCAGCCGGGGATGCATTGGGTATCGAACGCGCTGGCGATCGTCGCCGCGGTCGATGCCGCGGGCGGCGACCTCGGCCTGGCCGGGCTGGCACTCGCCGACTTGGCGGGGCTGCCCGGGCGCGGCGCGCGCAGTCAGATCGCGCTGCCCGGTGGCACCGCGACGCTGTTCGACGAAAGCTACAACGCCAACCCCGCATCGATGCGCGCGACGCTCGCGGTGCTCGCCGCCTCGCCCGGCCGGCGGATCGCGGTGCTCGGCGAAATGCGCGAGCTCGGCGATAATTCCCCAAGCTATCACAGTGGCTTGGCCGAGCCGGTCGAGGCGGCAGGCGTCGCGCAGGCGATCCTGGTCGGCGAACAGATGCTCCCGCTGGCGCAAGCGCTTGCCGGACGTGTCGACTTCGTCCATGTCGCCGACGCCGCAGCCGCGCGCGCCGCGTTGGAAGCAGTGCTGGCGCCCGGCGATTCGGTCCTTATCAAGGGTTCGAACGCACTCGGGCTGTCGGCGGTCGTCCGCGCGCTGACCGAACGACGCAGCCAGGAAATCGCCCGCTAA